Below is a genomic region from Henckelia pumila isolate YLH828 chromosome 3, ASM3356847v2, whole genome shotgun sequence.
cgtTGTTTACGTTAATAAATTGTGGTCGTTTGGTCATTAAATCTTAATCACGATCACAGATCCTCACACTTTTGGTATAAGCCTTCTCCTAACATGATAAAAGATGAATAGCTTGAATCATAGGACTCCTCGTCCAGATCTGTTCAAATTAAAATTTACGTTTTggcaaatatttataaaatgtttttttaaacaaaatgatttttataaattttttaagaataaatatgtatTGAACAACTCGAAAAAACACTTttacatttaaaaaataatatattttgatacGCATCATTGTCTGGATCCGGATCCTCTGCTGTGGAGAGAAAAATAACACAACATACTGTGCATTAAATAGTATTCTGTAATTCATATCAcaagattaaataaataaataattaattaattacacacaTAAAATATTGAAATCATGTCCATTTCAATGCACGGTATCCTATGCTGTTTTTCACTCCACAGCAGAGAATCTTTTTCCAtcattgtttttcatttttaaacatttaaaaaacatctcttaataatTCAAAACTATATTTAGAGAACTAtttctaaaaataattttcaaaacagTTCTACAAAAATGTTCGAATTCAAACGTATACTTTTTGTTAaagaaaactaaataaaatactttTCACAtctagctatatatatatattattttaatttaaactaGTCAACATTAATTTACTACATATATGATACTATAAATAGTATGGATTGTAAGCTAAGGTCTAAGAAAACTCGGTTACTTCTTGGCTGTTGCTTATTACCATAGTTATCAAAGCATACAAAGGCACATGTAGATCGTAAAGCCTAGGCGCACACATCAAAGGGAATATGCTAGAATCTTTAAAATGTTTGTTTATTACAAAACATAGACATGATATGGCTTTACTCGCTTTCAACAAGTTACGTTATTACAAGCATAAAAGCTAAACTAACGTCCATTAAACCACCTTCTGAGTTCAAAAACGTTCCCTCCTGTTTTGCTCTCCAAGTCTGCAGTGAGGAGAAAAATTCCGAATCCGAGGATTGATTGGAACATGGAGCCTAGTGCGCGTATCACGCCCAAGGACGGGCCAAATATCGTGTGGACCGCCTATTACACGGGGTACCTGAGGGGCAAAGAATGGGTTCAAAGGCCTTGTCCTCCTAGGTAATGCTCCGATCCTCCTTTCCAAGACCTTCCTGGACTTCTCCCTCTCCCAAGCCACGGCAAACGCCTTTTTCCAACTAGCATATCCCTCGGttctctcattttgaaattgcTCATTAAACTTCAACTTCCACAAGTCATCGCTCGACGCAACGTATTGCAGTTCCGAGCACACGCAGCTTATTTTAGCCACATCAACTCCAGGCAGCAACTCCAAGATTTTCATTTTTAGATCAGTGGGTAGTCGTATAAAGCATGGAGGTAGTTCTAAACCAGTTTTCTCACATAAACTAATCAACAATGGCAATGCAAGATTATCTTTCACATCTCTCCAAAACTTAAACAGCTCTTTTTCCGGTGATGCACTTGAAACACCGCCATCGAATCCTTCGACACTTTCGGTCACACCACAATTCGCCCAAGCAACATTCAAAAGTGGCACTAGTTGATCCTCATTAAATCTTAAAAAGTGAGTACGGTGTCCCCTTGATTCATTCCCTAATGATCCATAAACAGTCATGTACTTCCCTAAGCTCTGAAATTTCAAGACAATGCTGTCAATTCCATCACCGTGGCCAACGATATCCGGTAAAGTGTAAGACACTGACGGCATAAAACCACCAGAAGGCCAATCATTCTTAAACTGAAAACCATCTATTTGCTTTTTCAAATTTGGGTCAAATCCCACAAAACCAGATTCTGAAAATACCGCATGAATTGCCACTACAGCCAATTTGTGATCAGGGCCACAATCACCATTCAACTCGTCCATGAATACTTTCCTCAAATACCCAGGTACGGAAAATGACTTGTCGACTACGTCTGCTGAAATCCCATCACTATCATTGTAATGGTCATCACAACCATCATCTAACTCCATGAACTCTGTCGATTCCTCGAACTGGGTTGCCGTATCTAGTGTTTTCCTTTTCAGCCCATCAAACTCCGAAATCTTGGGTTCGCTGAGGCTGTCACCGGAATTCAAATCTTGAGACGCCTCAGATTCCCGGGATGGATGAATATCTTCGGACTTTGAATCATTACCAACTTCTTGCTCCAAAACAGGGGGATAACTATGCACTAAATCAGGGTCGAGGGTAAAGAATATAAGATCACCGGCGGTGACCCCTAGAAGCTGGAGAGAGTCCTCGACACCAGGCGATGCGGATCGAAGCTCGTCTTTTCGATTCAGGGATAGGCGAATCGAAGCGGGTGAAGGGAAATTCGGGAGGTTTTGAGAAAGAATCTGCTTGAGTTGGGGAAGGGTACATGGATTGGGGGCTTCGATTTTTAGGGTTTCTTTGGATTCAATTGATCTGAGCCTGAGTTTCATGGTTCGGAGCTTCAAGAATCTGAAACTTGTGAAGCAGGAAATGATTTGGATTTAGGGAAAGTTTTCATCTTTATCCAAACATTgacggtttttttttaaataaaaataaaaattgctaaaaaattttaatataaatttgaaatcagcataatttattttattgttttttaaaaattttgaatgttctttcaaaaaaaaaatatttttgaatgtagCAACcatgaaattaaaattaaatgatatcatattcaaaattatcataaagccatcattatattaatattattttttttctcaatgaTTTATGGGTGATATTAGTATTCTGGTAAATGTTTTCAATCTATCTCCTTGAACTTTTCTAGATTGTATAGCCTTTAATTTATAACTTTGTTTATGATGAAAGTTTAATAAAACtatattgaaatattttctaattatattttatctttcTTGGATAAATCTATATTGAAATATGTTAAGTATCTTGCAATCGACTCtatctaaaaataatatattcattTTGATAGGAAAAAATAATGGAATAATCGTATAAGGAATTAAACATATTAACAACTTAATGTTCGTAACTAGAGCTGTCAAAATGGACCAATGGAACGGGTCAATTCGTAACTCATCAAAATCCGCCAATTGACAGGACGAGATGGACTGACCATTAATTCTTAGTTATATTTGGTGAGTTGGCCCGTAACTCACCAGTCATCACAACCCACAACTTGACAGGACTGAGGTGAATCGACCGTCATTTGGACGGATTAGAAAATTGT
It encodes:
- the LOC140891583 gene encoding F-box protein SKIP22-like encodes the protein MKLRLRSIESKETLKIEAPNPCTLPQLKQILSQNLPNFPSPASIRLSLNRKDELRSASPGVEDSLQLLGVTAGDLIFFTLDPDLVHSYPPVLEQEVGNDSKSEDIHPSRESEASQDLNSGDSLSEPKISEFDGLKRKTLDTATQFEESTEFMELDDGCDDHYNDSDGISADVVDKSFSVPGYLRKVFMDELNGDCGPDHKLAVVAIHAVFSESGFVGFDPNLKKQIDGFQFKNDWPSGGFMPSVSYTLPDIVGHGDGIDSIVLKFQSLGKYMTVYGSLGNESRGHRTHFLRFNEDQLVPLLNVAWANCGVTESVEGFDGGVSSASPEKELFKFWRDVKDNLALPLLISLCEKTGLELPPCFIRLPTDLKMKILELLPGVDVAKISCVCSELQYVASSDDLWKLKFNEQFQNERTEGYASWKKAFAVAWEREKSRKVLERRIGALPRRTRPLNPFFAPQVPRVIGGPHDIWPVLGRDTRTRLHVPINPRIRNFSPHCRLGEQNRRERF